TGTTCTGAATGATGAGCATTAAATACCGGGTGAGTTAAATAAGCTGAAGTACGTTGTAGTGCAGCAGGAATAACTGTTTCCACATTTTCGTCAGCAAGTTCTACTGCATCAGCAGCGATTCCTTTTACTTTGGCAAAGATCTTCACTAATAACTGAACATCTTCAATAGCAGTAGTTTCATCTAAAGCGATGGTCACTACACTTCCATTATAGTTCAGGTTGATCTCATTGTCGATACATTCCCTGTGGATAGAATCTACTAAATTCCCAAGATCCAGCTGAATGGTATCGAAATAAGCTTTGTTTAATTGAGTATAACCGGCTTTTTCTAAAGATTTAGCTAAAGTAACGGTCAGTCCATGTGTGCGTTCAGCGATTAATTTTAATCCTTGTGGACCATGATAAACTGCATAGAAACCAGCCATAATAGCCAATAAGGCCTGAGCTGTACAGATATTAGACGTCGCTTTGTCTCTACGGATATGTTGTTCCCTGGTTTGAAGGGCCATACGTAAAGCATAATTGTTATTGCTGTCGATCGTTACTCCGATGATACGTCCTGGAATAGAACGTTTGTACTCATCTTTAGTCGCGAAATAAGCCGCATGAGGACCACCAAAGCCCATAGGTACACCAAAACGTTGAGTAGTACCTACCACAATGTCAGCTCCCCATTCTCCCGGAGGAGTCAATAAGGTTAAGCTCAAAAGATCTGCAACAACCGTTACTTTTACATTCAGGACGTGAGCTTTTTGTGCAAAATCAGTATAGTCAAACACTTCTCCGTTACCAGCAGGATATTGGATGATTGCTCCAAAGAACTCTTCATTCAGAACAGTAGTCTGATGGTCACCTATAACCAGCTCAATACCAAATGGATTAGCGCGTGTTTTTAAAATGTCAATAGTTTGTGGGAAAAGTAACTCCGACACAAAGAATTTCTTTGCGCCCTGGTTTTTGCGTAAGCTGAATTGCATGAACATGGCTTCAGCAGCAGCAGTACCTTCATCTAGCAAAGAAGCATTTGCAATTTCCATACCCGTAAGGTCAATTACTAAAGTCTGGAAGTTTAACAACGCCTGTAAACGGCCTTGTGCAATCTCTGCCTGATAAGGGGTATATTGAGTATACCATCCCGGGTTTTCCATTACGTTACGTAAAATCACACCTGGAGTCAAAGTATCATAATATCCCTGACCGATATAAGATTTGAAAACTTTGTTTAGAGAAGCAGTTTGTTTTAAGCTGCTCAGGTAATCTTTTTCAGATTTCGCCTTTGGCAGGTTTAATGGCTGTTTCAACCGGATCTTTTGAGGAACGGTCTGTTCTATCAATTCGTCCACAGAACCCAGGCCAAGGGTGTTCAACATGGCGTTTACATCCTCTGTATTAGGGGCAATGTGACGATCTTTAAAGTCTTCTTTGTAATGAATATTTAAGCTCATGAAATCTATTTATAAAAAGTTCCGCAAAGGTAATAAAAAATCCCCTTAGCTCTAAGCCCAAAAGACTTTATAAAACTAATCCCCGATCAGCACCCAGCCTTCTTCTTTTTTGAATTTTAATTTATAGGTTTTAGTAATGAAATTGCTCGATGTTCCCTTGTCTTTCAGGAATATAGCGAAATCATTACGTTCCTTTTTTAAGGAGACGGTTACCCTCGCCACGCGGGAATCTCCTTTAATTAAGGTGACTGGTTTTTCCGGATCTAAAACATAGTCCAATGCGCGGAGTGTTGCCTTTGAAGCATCCTGTTTTAAAACATAGGGTTTTGCCTGATCCGTCAATGAAATCTGGAATACATATACGCTGTCTTTAGACAGAAATTTCTTTTTCTGGTTTTCTAAAGTCATTCCCACCAATCCTTTAGCCTGTAGACTTTTATATTTTTCCAATTCAAGCTGGTCATTTTTGCTCCTGAATTTCATTTCTCCGACAGGAATCCGGACACTCTCGAATTCAGGGTTTGTTTTAAGGTGTGCTGCAATCACGTCTGTTGCCGTACCCTCGTCCAGGTTGCCTGCGCCGCCTTTACAGCCCGCCATAAAAAGCAGAAAGAATACAGCAATTGTGAATAAGCTTAAGTTTTTCATCAATGATGGTTTCATAAGGAAGGTTTTTAGTCTTTTAATTGTCTTAAATACATTTGGATAGTATTCTCCAATCCCAGGTAAAGTGCATCACTGATCAGGGCATGGCCGATACTTACTTCGAGTAATCCGGGAATGTTCGCTGCAAAATATTTGAGGTTATGTAAATCAAGATCATGACCGGCATTGATTCCTAAACCTAGTTCATTAGCTCTTTCTGCCGCCGCCACATAAGGACGGATGGCCAGTTCTGGCTGAGTAGGGAAATTGCGGGCATAGTCTTCCGTATACAGCTCAATCCGGTCTGTTCCGCTTTCTGCTGCAGCATCAATCATGTCAATTACAGGATCTACGAAAATAGAAACCCGGATTCCGGCAGACTGAAACAGGCTGACCATTTCTTTAAGGTATACTTTATTTTTGATGGTGTCCCATCCATGATTAGAGGTGATTTGCCCCTCGGTATCAGGAACTAATGTAACCTGTGCTGGTTTATTGGCCAGAACTAGGTCTATAAATTTCTGTTCGCGGCAGTTGCCTTCAATATTGAATTCTGTAGCAATTATGGCTTTCAGGTCAAATACATCCTGATAACGGATATGTCGTTCGTCTGGTCGGGGATGTACCGTAATTCCCTCTGCTCCAAATCGCTCGCAATCTAAGGCCACCTTTACCAAATCAGGATTGTTACCCCCGCGACTGTTTCTTAAAGTCGCGATTTTATTAATGTTTACAGATAATTTTGCCATGATGTAAAAATAGTGG
This region of Pedobacter steynii genomic DNA includes:
- a CDS encoding pyridoxine 5'-phosphate synthase → MAKLSVNINKIATLRNSRGGNNPDLVKVALDCERFGAEGITVHPRPDERHIRYQDVFDLKAIIATEFNIEGNCREQKFIDLVLANKPAQVTLVPDTEGQITSNHGWDTIKNKVYLKEMVSLFQSAGIRVSIFVDPVIDMIDAAAESGTDRIELYTEDYARNFPTQPELAIRPYVAAAERANELGLGINAGHDLDLHNLKYFAANIPGLLEVSIGHALISDALYLGLENTIQMYLRQLKD
- the gcvP gene encoding aminomethyl-transferring glycine dehydrogenase, with the translated sequence MSLNIHYKEDFKDRHIAPNTEDVNAMLNTLGLGSVDELIEQTVPQKIRLKQPLNLPKAKSEKDYLSSLKQTASLNKVFKSYIGQGYYDTLTPGVILRNVMENPGWYTQYTPYQAEIAQGRLQALLNFQTLVIDLTGMEIANASLLDEGTAAAEAMFMQFSLRKNQGAKKFFVSELLFPQTIDILKTRANPFGIELVIGDHQTTVLNEEFFGAIIQYPAGNGEVFDYTDFAQKAHVLNVKVTVVADLLSLTLLTPPGEWGADIVVGTTQRFGVPMGFGGPHAAYFATKDEYKRSIPGRIIGVTIDSNNNYALRMALQTREQHIRRDKATSNICTAQALLAIMAGFYAVYHGPQGLKLIAERTHGLTVTLAKSLEKAGYTQLNKAYFDTIQLDLGNLVDSIHRECIDNEINLNYNGSVVTIALDETTAIEDVQLLVKIFAKVKGIAADAVELADENVETVIPAALQRTSAYLTHPVFNAHHSEHEMLRYIKSLEAKDLSLCHSMIALGSCTMKLNATTEMIPVTWPEFGKIHPFAPADQVAGYYTVFNELDRWLSEITGFAAMSLQPNAGAQGEYAGLMVIRAYHQDRGDHHRNIALIPSSAHGTNPASAAMAGMKIIIVKSLENGNIDVDDLKAKAEENKENLSCLMVTYPSTHGVFEESIIDICNIIHENGGQVYMDGANMNAQVGLTSPGNIGADVCHLNLHKTFCIPHGGGGPGMGPIGVAKHLVPYLPAHAVVDISKEKSIHAVSSAPWGSASILVISHAYIAMMGAEGLTSATKHAILNANYMKARLEQHYPVLYSGANGRCAHEMILDCRAFKNFGIEVVDIAKRLMDYGFHAPTVSFPVAGTLMVEPTESEPKHELDRFCDALIAIRKEVTAVENGQLDKTDNPLKNAPHTATIVTGDEWNHSYSRQTAAFPLPYVAAYKFWPSVGRVNDSFGDRSLVCACPPIESYMEEETV